Proteins encoded in a region of the Paenibacillus sp. W2I17 genome:
- a CDS encoding MFS transporter — MNDKKWDLVALASIPLIMTLGNSMLIPILPQIERELKVSAFKVSMLITVYAVVAILLIPLAGYLSDRFGRKAVIIPSLIIAAVGGAVAGVGAWILDGNVAYWTILGGRLLQGVGAAGAFPIVIPLVGDMFNDEDQVSKSLGIIETSNTFGKVLSPILGAALAVWLWFLPFMAIPVLCLISVILVIFLVKSPKKKEKPPTFTEFVASIRDVLKEKGRWLYALFAIGGICMFILFGVLYYLSETLESEFAMKGVVKGLVLAIPLAALCLFSFFGGKWIGKSKPRMKWLGFAGLVLVTVSLGVIGIFDNIFVVVGLFTLGSAGIGATLPCLDALITEGVDKKQRGTITGLFSSMRFIGVSLGPPVVSLLIGTQHFWLFGVLAASGAVGALLTLFAVKPNKGDQPTSGSGHKQDERHIDRIETSRGYAPIRRKKSPL; from the coding sequence ATGAATGATAAAAAGTGGGACCTCGTCGCACTTGCTTCCATCCCTTTAATTATGACCTTGGGTAACTCCATGCTTATACCGATCTTGCCACAGATTGAACGTGAATTGAAGGTATCTGCATTCAAGGTCAGTATGCTTATTACAGTCTACGCTGTAGTTGCCATCCTGCTTATTCCACTCGCAGGGTATTTGTCTGATCGTTTTGGCAGAAAAGCAGTCATTATTCCCAGCCTTATCATTGCAGCCGTCGGGGGTGCTGTAGCTGGTGTAGGTGCATGGATTCTGGATGGAAATGTAGCTTACTGGACCATTTTGGGTGGCAGGTTATTGCAGGGGGTTGGAGCAGCCGGCGCATTCCCTATTGTCATTCCATTGGTTGGGGACATGTTCAATGATGAAGATCAGGTTAGCAAAAGCCTGGGAATCATTGAAACCTCGAATACGTTTGGTAAAGTGTTAAGTCCGATTTTGGGTGCAGCACTGGCTGTTTGGCTATGGTTTTTACCATTTATGGCTATTCCTGTATTGTGTTTAATCTCGGTGATTCTGGTTATTTTCTTGGTGAAGTCTCCCAAGAAAAAAGAAAAGCCACCCACCTTTACGGAATTTGTGGCTTCCATTCGGGACGTATTGAAAGAAAAAGGACGATGGTTATACGCCTTGTTTGCAATCGGTGGAATTTGCATGTTTATTCTTTTTGGTGTGCTTTATTATCTATCCGAGACGTTGGAGAGCGAGTTCGCCATGAAAGGGGTCGTAAAAGGTCTTGTACTTGCGATTCCGTTGGCAGCCTTATGTCTTTTTTCCTTTTTCGGAGGAAAGTGGATTGGAAAGAGTAAGCCTCGCATGAAATGGCTCGGATTCGCAGGACTTGTTCTTGTAACCGTTTCGCTGGGTGTTATTGGAATTTTCGATAATATCTTCGTTGTGGTGGGATTGTTCACATTAGGAAGTGCGGGAATAGGAGCAACCTTACCATGTCTGGATGCCCTTATTACTGAGGGAGTAGACAAGAAACAGCGTGGTACGATTACGGGTTTGTTCAGCAGCATGCGATTCATCGGTGTATCGCTAGGTCCTCCTGTTGTATCTCTGTTGATTGGCACCCAACATTTTTGGCTTTTTGGTGTGCTCGCCGCATCTGGAGCTGTAGGGGCATTGCTCACCTTATTTGCGGTCAAACCCAATAAGGGAGACCAACCTACTTCAGGAAGCGGACATAAACAGGATGAACGGCATATCGATCGGATTGAGACGAGTCGAGGTTATGCTCCTATACGGCGCAAGAAAAGTCCACTCTAG
- a CDS encoding GNAT family N-acetyltransferase: protein MQHRIRQAGLPDSNEVGRLFNEYRMFYNQNADIEAARQYIRERMEGHESVILVAETDAESDHGTDKSNVMSLSNGLICSGFVQLYPSFSSVSMGPVWVLNDLYVHPNYRRQGIARKLLQAAKRLAFERGVLRISLSTELNNKHAQVLYESEGYAQDTKFMYYELNV from the coding sequence ATGCAGCACCGAATCAGACAAGCGGGTCTTCCTGATAGTAACGAAGTGGGACGATTGTTCAATGAGTACAGGATGTTCTACAACCAAAATGCTGATATTGAGGCAGCACGTCAGTATATTAGAGAACGAATGGAAGGCCATGAATCGGTGATTTTGGTAGCAGAAACAGATGCGGAAAGTGATCATGGGACAGATAAAAGTAACGTTATGTCACTCTCCAATGGCTTAATCTGTAGTGGATTTGTTCAGCTATATCCCAGTTTTAGTTCGGTATCGATGGGGCCTGTCTGGGTACTTAATGATCTATATGTGCATCCGAATTATCGTCGGCAAGGCATTGCAAGGAAGCTCTTACAAGCAGCCAAGCGATTGGCATTTGAGCGTGGAGTTCTTCGTATATCACTTTCTACTGAGTTAAATAACAAACATGCGCAAGTTCTATATGAATCCGAAGGATATGCACAGGATACCAAATTCATGTATTATGAACTTAATGTATAA
- a CDS encoding glycoside hydrolase family 3 C-terminal domain-containing protein, giving the protein MKEYHQYPMWDASLSLEERLDDLISRLTTEEKIRLIPTREAAVPRLGIPAYNVGGEAAHGVAWKGEATVFPQPLGLSSTWNTRLMREIGSVIGDEARAYHHRNPEVHGLTLWAPTVDLERDPRWGRTEEGYGEDPVLTGEMSAALVKGMQGNDPFYLKMVATLKHFFANNNEKDRLNCSSSIDPRNLREYYLKAFETPFVEGGALSMMTAYNSINGTPAIESPYVNDVVKGEWAMPGFIVCDGGDLSQTVNYHGYHTSHAESAAGALKAGVDCLTDEVDLVVSALEEALDRNLLEIVDLDRAIRNIFGVRMRLGQLDLSGLNPYASIPESVLCAPEHAKLSYRAAAESIVLLQNDGLLPLQPEVLQKISVIGPLADVVYTDWYSGTLPYRVSVLDGLRNRLPEADVTYVDGNDRIQLKTTDGQVITLGAEGTLVAVPEASVPTAAEFEHQDWGWGSHTLRSVNNNRYVSLTEQGMYQANAPEIGGWFVKEVVRIDPLTDGSNTLRSWNGTPVGLSEYQGQSAVSPLRPHGEQTTATDTNPNDIGDSGHASQSPGNTQRPSAFNIDIVTSGIQQAVEAARGSQASVVVVGNSPYINGKEEIDRPSFLLPPSQVELVKAVCEANPNTVVVIMGSYPFALQELKGIARAIIYMTHAGQELGNALADVLLGHYAPAGRLNMTWYEDESQLPDMMDYDIIQNGMTYMYHEGPVQYAFGHGLTYSAFEYEAIRVSRSASAESTTPDQLKIEVEVHNTGERDSDEVVQIYGSSYTSRVKRAQKQLLAFRRVHVKAGTRVTISLEVPVQKLVLWDVTRDRYCLETATWSILAGRSSADIRQSADIEIEGETIPDRPLHLLTFAENYDACAGVLLDECLEGRSAVRAIIREEPLYQEAQLSWIAFNHNAVQEVQGFEARVAAFGEEGSLEIRSGGLEGELLGVCEVSGPGGSVNGKDIKWTTVQCSLEAPHKVNELYIIFKGGAALRHFRLL; this is encoded by the coding sequence ATGAAGGAGTATCATCAATACCCAATGTGGGATGCGTCACTTTCACTTGAGGAACGATTGGATGACCTGATTTCACGATTGACAACGGAGGAGAAGATCCGACTAATTCCTACACGCGAAGCAGCTGTACCAAGACTGGGCATTCCAGCCTACAACGTTGGGGGCGAAGCTGCTCACGGGGTTGCATGGAAAGGGGAGGCAACGGTATTTCCGCAACCGCTCGGTCTATCAAGTACCTGGAATACAAGGCTCATGCGGGAGATTGGTTCAGTCATTGGCGATGAAGCGAGGGCATACCATCACCGTAATCCTGAGGTTCACGGGTTAACATTGTGGGCACCAACGGTTGATCTGGAACGTGACCCACGCTGGGGCAGAACAGAAGAAGGGTATGGTGAGGACCCAGTCCTCACGGGAGAAATGTCGGCAGCTCTCGTCAAAGGAATGCAGGGAAATGATCCTTTTTATCTGAAAATGGTCGCGACATTGAAACACTTTTTTGCCAATAATAATGAGAAAGATCGGCTGAATTGTTCATCCAGCATCGATCCGCGCAATCTGCGTGAATATTATTTAAAAGCATTTGAGACACCATTTGTGGAAGGTGGAGCCTTGTCCATGATGACAGCCTACAATTCCATCAATGGTACACCTGCCATTGAAAGTCCATATGTGAATGATGTGGTTAAGGGTGAGTGGGCGATGCCAGGTTTCATTGTATGTGATGGTGGAGACCTGTCACAGACGGTGAACTATCATGGTTATCATACCAGTCATGCCGAATCAGCAGCAGGTGCATTGAAGGCAGGAGTGGATTGTCTTACAGATGAAGTTGATCTTGTTGTATCTGCTCTGGAGGAGGCTCTTGACCGGAATCTGTTGGAAATAGTTGATTTGGACAGAGCCATCCGCAACATCTTTGGTGTGCGAATGCGACTTGGACAACTGGATCTGTCCGGGCTCAATCCATATGCGTCTATTCCCGAGTCGGTATTATGTGCACCGGAACATGCCAAACTTAGTTATCGTGCCGCTGCCGAATCGATTGTTTTGCTCCAAAATGATGGATTGCTTCCGTTGCAGCCAGAAGTGTTGCAGAAAATCAGTGTGATTGGACCACTTGCGGATGTTGTCTACACCGATTGGTACAGTGGCACACTGCCTTATCGTGTATCCGTCCTCGATGGATTGCGCAATCGGCTACCTGAAGCAGACGTGACCTATGTCGATGGGAATGACCGTATTCAGCTGAAGACAACAGATGGTCAGGTTATAACCTTGGGTGCGGAAGGTACACTCGTCGCTGTACCGGAAGCCAGTGTACCTACAGCCGCCGAATTTGAACATCAGGATTGGGGTTGGGGAAGTCATACGCTGAGAAGTGTGAACAATAATCGATACGTTAGCTTAACCGAGCAAGGCATGTATCAGGCAAACGCACCGGAGATTGGTGGCTGGTTTGTGAAGGAAGTTGTTCGTATAGATCCTCTAACGGATGGAAGTAACACCTTGCGGTCTTGGAACGGTACCCCTGTTGGACTGAGCGAATATCAGGGACAGTCTGCTGTATCACCACTCCGGCCACATGGAGAACAAACTACAGCTACAGATACAAACCCGAATGATATTGGTGACTCTGGACACGCAAGTCAATCACCAGGCAATACACAGAGACCTTCTGCATTCAATATTGATATTGTGACCAGCGGAATACAACAAGCCGTAGAAGCTGCACGTGGCAGTCAGGCATCTGTCGTTGTTGTTGGCAACAGCCCATATATCAACGGCAAAGAAGAAATTGACCGCCCAAGTTTTCTGCTTCCGCCGAGTCAGGTCGAGCTTGTCAAAGCCGTGTGTGAAGCCAATCCCAATACAGTGGTTGTCATTATGGGCAGTTATCCATTTGCCTTGCAGGAGTTGAAAGGTATTGCCCGCGCAATCATTTATATGACACATGCAGGTCAGGAATTGGGGAACGCGCTTGCAGATGTGCTGTTAGGTCATTATGCCCCGGCAGGCAGATTGAATATGACATGGTATGAAGACGAATCACAGCTTCCTGACATGATGGATTATGACATCATTCAGAATGGCATGACTTATATGTATCATGAAGGACCGGTTCAATATGCATTTGGTCATGGCCTGACGTATTCCGCATTCGAATACGAAGCGATTCGTGTAAGTCGAAGTGCTTCGGCGGAATCCACCACCCCAGATCAATTGAAGATTGAAGTGGAGGTACACAATACAGGTGAACGTGACAGTGATGAAGTCGTACAGATCTATGGTTCTTCATATACCTCCCGAGTGAAACGTGCTCAGAAGCAACTCCTTGCTTTCCGTCGTGTTCATGTCAAAGCAGGGACGCGTGTTACGATAAGTCTCGAAGTCCCTGTTCAGAAGCTGGTGCTATGGGATGTTACCCGAGATCGATACTGCCTGGAGACAGCGACCTGGTCCATCCTGGCAGGGCGTTCTTCCGCAGATATACGTCAGTCGGCTGATATTGAAATTGAAGGTGAGACAATTCCTGATCGTCCGCTGCACTTGCTTACCTTTGCCGAAAATTACGATGCTTGTGCAGGTGTTCTACTGGATGAATGTCTGGAAGGGCGTTCGGCAGTTCGGGCAATCATTCGGGAAGAACCCTTATATCAAGAGGCGCAGTTGTCCTGGATCGCTTTCAACCATAATGCTGTTCAAGAAGTACAAGGATTTGAAGCCAGAGTGGCAGCTTTTGGGGAAGAGGGCAGTCTGGAGATTCGTTCCGGAGGACTGGAGGGCGAACTGCTTGGTGTATGTGAAGTTTCTGGACCTGGAGGCAGTGTGAATGGGAAAGATATCAAGTGGACAACAGTCCAGTGCTCGCTTGAGGCCCCACATAAGGTGAATGAGCTGTATATTATTTTCAAAGGTGGAGCAGCGTTACGGCACTTTAGATTGTTGTAG
- a CDS encoding TraX family protein, producing the protein MMQWIAMITMLIDHIGAVFFPHIIELRIIGRIAFPIYAFAVYIGYKHTRDVQKYIWRLFWIAIISQVPFMAAFNHYSLNVVWTLWSALLVLFVIDKLPSKLLGIPIVIGAGWFMEISHMDYGMYGLLLVLLFRYFQGPVLVVAHVVLNALYLLLHNSSVQMYSVLATAGIAIAQYYQAGFRMKGPRWVWRYFYPAHLAIIAIIRWV; encoded by the coding sequence ATGATGCAGTGGATTGCCATGATCACGATGTTAATTGATCATATAGGGGCTGTCTTTTTTCCACATATTATAGAGTTGAGGATCATAGGTCGTATCGCTTTTCCAATCTATGCTTTTGCAGTGTATATCGGTTACAAACATACACGAGACGTACAAAAATACATATGGCGGCTGTTCTGGATCGCGATCATATCACAGGTGCCGTTCATGGCTGCGTTTAATCATTATTCTCTGAACGTGGTATGGACATTGTGGTCAGCCCTGTTGGTATTATTCGTTATTGATAAATTGCCATCCAAACTACTGGGGATTCCGATTGTAATTGGAGCAGGTTGGTTCATGGAAATTAGCCATATGGATTACGGGATGTACGGATTGTTATTGGTTCTGTTATTCCGTTATTTCCAGGGTCCTGTACTTGTCGTGGCACATGTCGTGTTAAATGCACTATATCTTCTCCTGCATAACAGCTCTGTGCAAATGTATAGTGTGCTCGCAACCGCCGGCATTGCTATTGCTCAGTATTACCAAGCGGGATTCCGTATGAAGGGGCCACGTTGGGTCTGGCGTTATTTCTATCCAGCGCATCTTGCCATCATTGCAATTATCCGATGGGTCTAA
- a CDS encoding RbsD/FucU family protein gives MLKNIPAIIPPELLKIMSEMGHGDELVLADGNFPAASHAKRLVRCDALGVVELLDAILQLYPLDTYAERPAAVMQVVEGDQVIPIIWEDYRRLIEEYEGITDAFDHEERFDFYKRASNAYVIVATGERAQYANLILKKGVIFPDADPGQEQQNAESN, from the coding sequence ATGCTAAAGAATATACCCGCAATAATACCTCCAGAGTTACTCAAAATCATGTCCGAAATGGGCCATGGAGACGAGTTGGTTCTGGCGGATGGCAATTTCCCCGCAGCCAGTCATGCCAAGCGACTGGTACGCTGTGATGCACTGGGAGTTGTTGAACTGCTGGATGCTATCCTGCAATTATATCCACTGGATACCTATGCTGAGCGTCCCGCTGCTGTCATGCAGGTTGTGGAAGGGGATCAGGTGATCCCGATCATATGGGAAGACTATCGCCGGTTGATTGAAGAATACGAAGGCATTACGGATGCTTTTGATCATGAAGAGCGATTTGATTTTTATAAAAGGGCTTCGAATGCCTATGTGATTGTTGCAACTGGTGAGCGAGCGCAATACGCCAATCTGATTTTGAAGAAAGGCGTCATTTTCCCCGATGCTGATCCTGGTCAGGAACAGCAGAATGCTGAATCGAACTGA
- a CDS encoding MarR family winged helix-turn-helix transcriptional regulator, translated as MEARSSNHMDYTLEQSVGFMLGFTHRKAVALLATRFKPYDITTEQFSVLFNVDRGEGVNQKELAARVFKDQPTTARIIDLLEKKGWVERRTSEQDRRAYLLYLTTEGKALIDILVPIEREMNKELAEGISEDQMEAFKHTLSLINRNL; from the coding sequence ATGGAAGCGAGGTCTAGCAATCACATGGACTATACACTGGAACAATCTGTTGGATTCATGCTGGGTTTCACACATCGTAAAGCTGTAGCTTTACTTGCAACGCGATTCAAACCTTATGATATTACGACAGAGCAATTTTCTGTTCTCTTTAATGTTGACCGCGGTGAAGGTGTTAATCAGAAGGAGCTCGCTGCACGTGTCTTCAAAGACCAACCCACCACTGCGCGGATTATTGATCTGCTTGAGAAAAAAGGCTGGGTAGAACGCCGGACCAGCGAACAGGATCGCAGAGCCTATCTGTTATATCTCACCACGGAAGGCAAAGCGTTAATTGATATCCTCGTTCCGATTGAAAGAGAAATGAATAAAGAACTTGCTGAAGGTATATCCGAAGACCAGATGGAAGCATTTAAACATACTCTTTCCCTCATTAACCGCAACTTGTAA
- a CDS encoding aminoglycoside phosphotransferase family protein translates to MSTMNSGLHCTISADMLHQLVEIHFGSDTKVKEFGLLQGGLFNTTYRIHLEHTSYTDVILRLAPERGEMAAGSASDPLFSFERTMMAAEPIVYEYYRKAGIPAPNIIACDDSSSIIPRTYMFMEFIPSKQLDHASISDIDKERLYHQLGVYTAIMHQIEGASFGWPQGDGTIRGSDQWSEVLHSFAEETALKAAQADYMSGVGEEIAAIFIKNKDLFDQVTRPVLVHNDLWEANVLVHQENGELNIAAIIDGDRSMFADREFEAILSTESVNFHEGYDRPLDSSVEGQARRLAYRILSSYFNAYVHEHQVNQPEDGQKYRQRTLDLLEQWKQLGLN, encoded by the coding sequence ATGAGTACAATGAATTCGGGTTTGCACTGTACGATATCAGCAGATATGCTGCATCAACTGGTAGAAATTCATTTTGGAAGCGATACCAAAGTGAAGGAGTTTGGTCTCCTGCAAGGTGGACTTTTTAATACAACCTATCGGATTCACCTTGAACATACATCCTATACGGATGTGATTTTACGTTTGGCTCCAGAGCGGGGAGAGATGGCGGCTGGTTCTGCGAGTGACCCACTCTTTTCTTTTGAACGTACGATGATGGCGGCTGAACCGATTGTGTATGAATATTACCGTAAGGCAGGCATTCCTGCTCCAAACATTATCGCCTGTGATGACAGCAGTTCAATCATTCCAAGAACGTACATGTTTATGGAATTTATCCCGAGTAAGCAGCTGGATCACGCATCAATTTCAGACATAGACAAAGAGCGATTGTATCATCAGCTTGGCGTCTATACCGCTATCATGCATCAGATCGAGGGGGCATCGTTTGGGTGGCCGCAGGGAGATGGGACGATTAGAGGCTCGGATCAATGGTCCGAGGTGCTTCACTCTTTTGCAGAAGAAACGGCACTTAAAGCGGCACAAGCCGATTATATGTCAGGTGTGGGAGAAGAGATCGCCGCTATTTTCATCAAAAATAAAGACTTATTTGATCAAGTGACCCGTCCGGTACTCGTTCATAATGACCTGTGGGAAGCAAATGTACTTGTTCATCAGGAAAATGGTGAGCTAAACATTGCGGCCATCATTGACGGAGATCGATCCATGTTTGCCGACAGGGAGTTTGAAGCCATATTGTCGACAGAATCGGTGAATTTTCATGAAGGATATGATCGTCCTCTGGACTCATCTGTTGAAGGACAGGCACGCAGGCTTGCCTACCGAATACTATCTTCCTATTTTAATGCCTACGTTCATGAACATCAGGTCAATCAACCTGAAGATGGTCAGAAGTATCGCCAGCGCACGCTGGATTTACTGGAGCAATGGAAGCAACTTGGACTTAACTAA
- a CDS encoding MFS transporter — MKEQSTQQVRLWTTDFILLMLCNFLLFLQLHMIVSPLPSYVQERFHANAFEVSLFTCLFALSAIAARLYSAKALEKGLRNAMIYIGLSVALLATLGYYFAAGIAVLLLLRMLFGIGFGMSSTAFPTMASDIVPVKRMGEGMGYFGLSTSLAMSMGPIIGVTLLQGSGFVTLMLCTAGVLAVIYPLSYSLTRKKAVRTDNSTTIMPQATTSASGSNPKQKTPFNRKLILPSVLNCLLSITYGGLVGFIVLYGKEANLANPALFFLFNALAVLLVRPFAGRIYDSKGPKALLIPGAIFVAVGLILLSYATSMSVLFIAAFIYGIGYGSMQSSLQTWMIQVVSPTQRGMANGMFLNSLDLGIATGALLLGAIAAITSYTDMYRYSVMFMILFLLIYLIQGKRSGSFSIEPHALLAHTHIPATNTGQPKDSEHNTQDTSNKK, encoded by the coding sequence ATGAAAGAACAATCTACACAACAAGTTAGACTATGGACCACCGATTTTATACTGCTGATGCTGTGCAACTTCTTGTTGTTCTTGCAACTGCACATGATCGTCTCTCCGCTTCCGTCCTACGTTCAGGAGCGATTTCACGCCAATGCATTTGAAGTAAGTTTATTCACCTGTCTGTTTGCACTAAGTGCTATTGCAGCCCGTCTCTATTCCGCTAAAGCACTGGAGAAGGGCCTTCGTAACGCCATGATCTATATAGGCCTGTCCGTAGCCCTGCTGGCAACGCTCGGCTATTATTTTGCTGCCGGTATAGCTGTACTCTTGTTGCTGAGAATGTTGTTTGGTATCGGGTTTGGTATGAGCAGTACCGCTTTTCCAACGATGGCCTCGGACATTGTGCCCGTTAAACGAATGGGTGAAGGTATGGGTTACTTTGGTCTATCGACTAGCCTGGCTATGTCTATGGGGCCAATTATTGGGGTCACTCTGCTACAGGGTTCTGGATTTGTAACCCTCATGTTATGTACTGCCGGTGTCCTCGCTGTGATCTATCCACTGAGTTATTCGCTGACACGTAAAAAAGCAGTCAGAACCGATAACAGTACAACCATCATGCCACAAGCTACAACAAGTGCTTCAGGGTCCAACCCGAAACAAAAGACACCTTTCAACCGCAAGCTGATTCTGCCCAGTGTGCTGAATTGCCTGTTATCCATCACCTATGGTGGACTTGTCGGATTCATCGTTTTGTATGGCAAGGAAGCCAATCTGGCCAATCCTGCGCTGTTCTTTTTGTTCAATGCACTCGCCGTGTTATTGGTTAGACCATTTGCAGGACGGATTTATGACAGTAAAGGTCCAAAAGCACTGCTCATTCCAGGGGCAATATTCGTTGCTGTTGGCCTCATTTTGCTCTCGTACGCAACCTCCATGTCTGTCCTGTTCATTGCTGCCTTTATCTACGGAATCGGTTATGGTTCCATGCAGTCGTCTCTGCAGACCTGGATGATTCAAGTTGTATCTCCTACTCAACGGGGTATGGCTAATGGTATGTTTTTGAACTCGCTGGATCTGGGTATTGCGACCGGTGCCCTTCTTCTTGGCGCCATTGCGGCCATAACCAGTTATACCGATATGTATCGATATTCCGTGATGTTTATGATTCTGTTCTTGCTTATATATCTGATTCAGGGAAAACGAAGCGGCAGCTTCTCCATTGAACCTCATGCTCTGCTCGCTCATACGCATATACCTGCAACAAATACAGGTCAGCCTAAGGATTCGGAACATAATACGCAAGATACCAGTAATAAGAAATAA